One Polynucleobacter necessarius genomic window, CCAAAAGCGGCATTGGCGGTTTCACGACCGCGTCTTAAGGTAGATTCATCCACTACATCGTCATGCAATAAGGTGGCCGTGTGAATGAATTCCACTACAGCAGCCATTTTTAGGGTGTGTGGCGTTGGCTTGCCATCGGCTAAGGCCTTGGCTACTAGCATTAAAAGGGCTGGTCTAACCCGCTTGCCACCGGCTTGAATGATGTAGGTGGAGATTTGGTCAATTAGAGCAACTTTTGAGGCTAATCGCTCGCGTATGACCAGATCTAAGTCCTTGAATTCTAAGGAAATGGGGGCTAGGATTTGGCCTAAGTCATTGATTTTGACAGTGCTGGTCATGCAAGATATAATGATAGGCCTAGCTTATCCAGGGTGGATTGGCTTAAATGTAGATATTAATTGAAGTTTCAAACCATGTACGCGGTCATAAAAACCGGTGGCAAACAGTATAAAGTTGCTGCTGGCGAAAAATTGAAAATAGAACAGATACCAGCGGAAATCGGCAGCGAAATCACTCTTGACCAAGTCCTCGCCGTTGGCGAAGGCGCTTCACTGAAGTTGGGTGATCCATTGGTTAATGGTGCAGCTGTGATGGCCACTGTCGTCTCCCAAGGACGTCACGATAAAGTGACAATCTTTAAGATGCGCCGTCGCAAGCATTATCAAAAGCACCAAGGCCATCGTCAGAATTTCACTGAAATTTTGATCAACACGATCAAAGCCTAATTCAGGGTAGGAGAAAGATATGGCACAGAAAAAAGGCGGCGGCTCAACACGAAATGGCCGCGACTCAGAGGCGAAACGCCTAGGCGTTAAGGTATTTGGTGGCGAGCATATTAATGCTGGCAGCATCATCGTTCGTCAACGTGGCACACGTGTTCATCCAGGCGCTAACGTTGGCATTGGTAAAGATCACACTTTGTTCGCACTCATTAACGGTCAAGTGCAATTTGGCGTTAAGGGTGCATTGAAGAAGGCCCAAGTCTCAGTATTGCCTCGTTCATAAGGCGCCTGACTGAGACCCGTTTAATTCAGATCCAATCCGAATTTAACTCTTAGGAACAGGCCTCGCTTGGCGAGGCCTTTTTTATTATGAAATTTATAGACGAAGCACGCATTGAAGTTATTGCCGGCCAAGGTGGCGCCGGAAGCGCCTCTATGCGCCGCGAAAAGTTTATTGAATTTGGTGGTCCTGATGGCGGTGATGGCGGCAGGGGTGGAAGTGTATGGGCCATTGCTGATCGCAACATCAATACACTTATTGATTACCGGTATGCTAAAACGCACACTGCAAAAAATGGCGAACCAGGTCGAGGCGCTGATTGTTATGGTCGTGCGGGTGACGATATTGAATTGCGTATGCCAGTAGGCACCATCATTACTGATCATGAGACCGGTGAACCAATCGCCGATTTAACGACGCATGGTGAGCGGTTGTGTTTGGCCCAGGGTGGCGTTGGTGGTTGGGGTAATATTCATTTCAAGAGTAGTACCAATAGGGCGCCACGTCAAAAAACCAATGGCAAGTCTGGCGAACGTCGCAAACTCAAACTGGAATTAAAAGTATTGGCTGACGTAGGTTTGTTGGGAATGCCAAACGCTGGTAAATCGACGTTGATTACTGCGGTATCCAATGCGCGCCCCAAGATTGCGGACTATCCATTCACAACTTTGCATCCGAATTTGGGCGTGGTGCGGGTGGGTAATGAGCGTAGCTTTGTAATTGCCGATATCCCAGGGTTAATTGAGGGTGCGGCAGAGGGCGCAGGTCTGGGTCACCGATTCTTACGGCATCTACAGCGTACGGGCGTGCTCTTGCATTTGGTTGATCTTGCGCCATTTGATGAAAACGTAGATCCAGTGGCGGATGCGAATGCGATCGTCAATGAATTGCGCAAATATGACGAGGCTCTAGCAGAGAAGCCACGTTGGTTGGTGCTAAATAAGGTCGACATGATTCCCGAAGGGGATCGTAAAAAAATCGTTGCCGACTTTGTAAAGA contains:
- the rplU gene encoding 50S ribosomal protein L21, which codes for MYAVIKTGGKQYKVAAGEKLKIEQIPAEIGSEITLDQVLAVGEGASLKLGDPLVNGAAVMATVVSQGRHDKVTIFKMRRRKHYQKHQGHRQNFTEILINTIKA
- the rpmA gene encoding 50S ribosomal protein L27, with translation MAQKKGGGSTRNGRDSEAKRLGVKVFGGEHINAGSIIVRQRGTRVHPGANVGIGKDHTLFALINGQVQFGVKGALKKAQVSVLPRS
- the obgE gene encoding GTPase ObgE; this encodes MKFIDEARIEVIAGQGGAGSASMRREKFIEFGGPDGGDGGRGGSVWAIADRNINTLIDYRYAKTHTAKNGEPGRGADCYGRAGDDIELRMPVGTIITDHETGEPIADLTTHGERLCLAQGGVGGWGNIHFKSSTNRAPRQKTNGKSGERRKLKLELKVLADVGLLGMPNAGKSTLITAVSNARPKIADYPFTTLHPNLGVVRVGNERSFVIADIPGLIEGAAEGAGLGHRFLRHLQRTGVLLHLVDLAPFDENVDPVADANAIVNELRKYDEALAEKPRWLVLNKVDMIPEGDRKKIVADFVKNFQWQGPVFEISALTGMGCEKLGYVLQDYLDSVRRDRDDAEERAADPRYQEQHQDASHDKAPD